One Eptesicus fuscus isolate TK198812 chromosome 13, DD_ASM_mEF_20220401, whole genome shotgun sequence genomic window, AACCATTCTCCTGTTGAGTGACTCATGTACTCCTGTTTTCCCTGTTTTTGTTAAGGATTCAACTTATTTCTTGTGGCTGCTCATGAATTTGGACATTCACTGGGGCTTTCTCACTCCAATGATCAAACAGCTTTGATGTTCCCAAATTATGTGTCCCTGGACCCTAGCAAATACCCACTTTCTCAGGACGATATCAACGGAATCCAATCCATCTACGGTGAGCAACACCATAAATCTGAATATAATGTGAACTAAATGGGAAGATTTCTAGAAGGAAGTTGAGAAAATCACTTCTTGAAATATTATCATGAAGAAAATATTCACTTGGGTAAGATCCTCCTGTAGGTATTTCCACATGCCTTCTTAATTCTGGTATTTCTTTTCTCGTCAAAGGGGGTCTACCTAAGGCACCTGCTAAGCCAAAGAGACCCACTGTACCCCATGCCTGTGACCCTGATTTGACTTTTGATGCTATCACCACTTTCCGCAGAGAAGTAATGTTCTTTAAAGGCAGGTAAACCCATTCCCTTAAATACCTTAACTTTCTACAAAGATTTTTCTATTCAAGAGATTTGGGGATAAAAAGGGAGTCATGAGCACAGTGAGAATGTGTgccttttacttttcattttataattgccCATACTGTTTGAATGTTTTTCTATGTGCATATATCTCTTACTTGTttgataaattgatttttaaggtctttaagcaaatttttaaatttccactgAAAGTCAGCTTTCAATGatattttagctaaaataatACATCAATCCTGTGGCTTGTTGGAGATGACTTAGCATTTCAGGATccaattgttaaattttcaggaattttgtaaACCAGTTCACATCACTTTGGTAGCTTGAAACTGGCCATGGTTAGAGTATTTACACCCTGTAAATCAGAAAGTGATAAAAATTAGATCTTTTTCCTACCTGGAGAGCCCAATGTTAAACTCATATCAGCAGGCCATTTCTTAATGTTACAACAACAAAGTGTTAACTGTAGTAGGAAATCTCTACTTTCGCTGTGTATAATTTATTGGGCATAAATTGCAGCATTATGTGCCAGCTATGTACACCATGGCCATATTTTTAGAACAAATTATAAAGACATACTCCATCTAACAAGGCATGGGACAAaaggaaagaatatttgaaatcaAACTCTTTCCACCCATGACTATATAGCCCTGTAATGACATGCCTGATAGCAGGGGCGAGAGACCACTTGGCAGGGGAGTGTTGCCAACGTGGAAAGGGGACAGAATACAAGTCTCATTCAGAGAATCAGAACTTTCCAGAAGGGAAAATCTGTGGAAATATTTTGCAATGCCCACAATAATGTTCCTTCGTTCTAGCAAACATTGGCACCAAAAAGTTCTTCGAGTGCTTGGTGTTGGCTTAGAATGTTGGGTATTTCCGCGTTGGGAAAAATGAGGCCAGTGAGCACTCCAATTTGGGTAGTAGATGAATTAAACTCCCCAAAACATTGAGTACTATTTATGAGGATTCCATGGATAGTTTGCTACTCTACGTACCCAAGAGGATGGGCACGAAGGCATGTCTTGACCTTGGTAGTCCCACGGGTAGAACTGAATTCACAGCCACCTAACTTCACTTTGGGAAATTGTATTGAAGTTCTAAATTATTTGAGGAAAATATCAACCAGTTAGATAAAAGCCCCAgtttaaaatattctcattgaACCAGACATATATAGGCTTTATGTAGAAAGTACTTTTTGTTTAACACAGGTACCTATGGAGGATCTATTGTGATATCACCGATGTTGAATTTGAATTAATCTCATCACTTTGGCCATCTCTGCCAGCTGATATTCAAGCTGCATATGAGAGCCCTAAAGATAAGATTGTGGTTTTTAAAGGTAACTTTTCCCATCATGATTCCCTTCCCCCCATGAATGCCTGTACTTAGGTTTCTGTCATAAAGAATAACTATCCAGGGATTCTCCGTGGCTAAGAAGATAAACACTACCCAGTTGCacaggagatttaaaaaaataaaaacagtataaaCCGTCTTTTTTCTGCCAAATAAAAGTAATCCATGTCTTTTCTATATTCCCTTTTTACTAAGGTTGCCAAATTTGGCAAATAAATCACAGGATgctttgaatttcagataaaatcaaataattttagCATGAGTATGTATTGCAATATTTTGGATTTActtagtggtcagcaaactgcggctcgcgagccccatgagtgtggctctttggccccttgagtgtggctcttccacaaaataccatggcctgggcgagtctattttgaagaagtggcgctagaagaagtttaagtttaaaaactttggctctcaaaagaaatttcaatcgttgtactgttgatatttggctttgctGACTTTCTTATACCAAAAAACAGTCATTGTTTGTTTGATATATTTAGCcggtattttatatttaatctagCAACCTTACTTTTTCTAAGGACTTGTTCAGATTACTTGCCAATGAGAATCTTGAGTGCTGAAATTTGGGAGAACATGCCCAAACACACTTGATTGTTTTGTCAGAGTTAGAAAAGCAACCAATACCGTGAAACCAATTGACATGGGTAGGCACACACTTAATTATAGGTATATGTTATTTGTATAATATTAATGATACAAGTAGCTAAAGAAAGTGGTAAGAATAAATGGAGACATAAGATTACTAAATCTCTGAGCATTAAAACTGAAAGGAACTAtgcatctaattttttttcaaacatctTAAGACATCTATTTCTCATTCTAGAAAATAGATCATAAGAGAatcactttctctctttctagatGACAGTTTCTGGATGATCAGAGGATATGCTGTTTTACCAGATTATCCCAAATCCATCTATACATTTGGCTTTCCAAGATACGTAAAGAAAATTGATGCAGCTGTCTGTGACCACAGCACAAGAAAAACCTACTTCTTTGTGGGCATTTGGTGCTGGAGGTAAGTttattctggagaaaaaaaattcacatagCATCACTTTAGCAcaggtaaaaataaaactaacctaTAGTCTTCTTAATGTGAATTATGTTGAAGGCAATTTCAGATggataacatttattaaaaaaaaaatgtgttagtGAGTCCAAAGATCTTtctcccacttaaaaaaaaaagctaatataaaataataaagctgGTGATGTCAACCAACTTGCTGGtggcataaaaatatttaatccaaTCTATGAGAGCTCCAAGCTGAACCCTTACTTTAACATTTCCTTGAAATAGCATCAGTCTGACAAATGGTGTGGCTTTTCCCCCCTCATCAAGTCTTGTTTTCAAGACACTGTAAACAATTCAACCAAGCATATCATTTGCCTTATTTTGGGCATaaattgttgttgttagtcctcacccgaggatgtttttttccattgagttttagagagagtggaagggagagaggaagggagggagagagagagagtgagaaacatcaatgtgagagagacacatcaattggttgccacccGCACATGCcccagctggggccagggatcaaacctgcaacccaggtacatgcacttgaccaggaatcaaaccctcgactgacgctctaaccacttagcaaccaCAGCCAGGGCCTTtgccatattttttaatattgatccAATTAGCTTTCCTCTACTAGgcctctttttctccacatccctgcTTGACTTCTAGTTGGACAGTAGATAAATTAAGCTCCCCAAaacaaagaatccaaaaaaaCTTTTCCTATCCATGTATCCAGGTATGATGAAGTGACCCAAACCATGGACCGAGGATACCCACGAAGGGTGGTAAAATCCTTCCCAGGAATTGGTCTCCGGATTGATGCTGCTTTCCAGCATAAAGGTAAGCATCAAGGCCTAATCTCTTAGGACAATTGGAAGACTTTATTGACTGTAAAAGAAGACAGCACAAAGACTTCAAGGTTTCAATGTTAACGTTATTTTACTACTCTCGAGCACATGTGGTAATAAATTTTAACCCTGTGGGCAACATCACAAACTGAATCAGTAAATCCTGAATTATATTCTCTGCTAGACCACTTTGAATCTATGTGAATAGTAccaaaattagttttatttatcaTTGATCCAAGATACCCCCTGGCAGACACTCTCACTGATGAGttttaagcattaaaaataactaagcATATAAACTGAACAGTGATTCTTGAACTCTAATGTATATAGTTTAATATGCACAGCTCAGGTGTGTGAAACTACAAATTCTGCAGAGTTTTGAGGCCATGGTATTGTGGCAGATATCCAGGAATTTACAGTCTTCAAAGAACCTCAGGCAATTTAATGTACCAGTCCAGCTACTAGTGTTTCAAAGACAATGACCCAGACCACGGAGTAAACAGGAGTCCAAAAATGTTTTTGAGTGACACAATCTTTATTCCGGTGACATCCAACACAGAATCACAACACCTAAAATAAAGTAAGACAACTctaagaaaatgaggaaatggtACCAAAATCTATACCCACAGGGGCCTTCTTCTCCCCCTCACACTCGTTAGACACATACGTACTTTGCAAACCTCGGCATAAACCAAAAGTCTGGCTGGAAAGGTAGTACCTCCTTTGAAATTCATGTTTCATACCTTAACTGCTtcctcaggaaaataaaaataacaatatttctcATGTGATATTAGAAAGTAAAATGTATCTATATAATTACACAAGTTTGTTTTCTCTGCATGATGTTCAATCATTTTATTCTACATTCATAAAATTAAGAAGTATGGAACCATTGTCTAGTTGTGCAAGATAActaatcatgattctctctctctaggATTCTTCTATTTCTTCCGTAGATCAAAGCAATTTGAATATGATCCTAAGGCAAAGAACATTACCCGAGTGCTGAAACCCAATACTTGGTTTCGATGTAAAGAACCACTAAATTCATCATCTGATTTTAATACCAGCAAGGAAAAAGTACATTCAGGAGGAATGGAGATATTTTATCATAAGAATTTAAACTTGCTTATTTTCAGTATTGCTCATGTGCTGAAAGAAATATACAGTtattaaaaaaattcatagaCCTAAAATAAATCTCAAGAAGTCTTTTAATCTAAATTCTgcttcaaagtaaaataaaactattctttAACATCAAGTTGCCAGTCCGAGCTCTAAATATCTATTGGATAAAGATGCAACAGCCAATTTGTGGTGCCTGATTCTTTTTACAGAAAGTTATTATGTATAAACAAAATTATCTCTGTGCTTTAAGCCCATTTTACACTTTATGGACTTGGAGAAATAAGCCAGGTGTTTTACAATAACTAAATACTGGAGACATTTATTAAACCAATCTTTAGTATTCTGTTTTGTCTGGACGTTTGGAGTTGAAGAGGCCTAATAAACTCCATCCCTCTTCTTTTAGAGCCAAGTTAAAGATTGATAAGTATAATGCAGAGGTCAGGTGATATCATTCatcttttaagtttaaataaactTGACTTCCAAAATCCTATGGGAAACCTAAAGCCCATCAACAAGCAACTAGGGAGTGGGGggaccttcttcttcttcttcttcttcttcttcttcttcttcttcttcttcttcttcttcttcttcttcttcttctgggcCTGTGATTGAatcttgaaagaaagaaacaaacagtcTTAAAAACAAGCATAAACAAGACAGTTGACAATAGTTACTCATTTTAGAGATGTGAGCAGCTGAGATGAAACAAATAAATTCACACAGAGAATGTATTTGAATGTCTTCTTGcctagagacaaagagaaactcaTCATAACCTTTCTATTGTTCATCATGGGTGGACTTTCCTAAGACTCTAACCTGAATGAATCATTTGTTCCAGAGGAAATGGCAtgggtttttgtgggtttttttgtctGGAAGTTATTTTAAACACATGACATATCTTTAGCCCCTTGCTTGTCTTCAGGTATAGATAATCTTAAAAAGGAAGATCAGTagctaaaaaatgtttttagcaTACTTAATTGGTCATGAAATCATAAATGTTATATAGTTTCATGCAGTATTTATTGATTAATTAACCTGTTAAGCCAGATTTggctttaattttgaaatttaatcaACTAatgattttattccatttttttcagAAGTATagtgtttaattttattagtaATAAATAGTACAGGCATTTAATTGcaaggttgttttattttttgacaaaCTGAATTCAGAGTTTCAGGTTTCCTGAactattttaaaacttagaagcaaaaaaaaaatcaaataaggaGCATTTTAACTATAtaaattcatgaaaatgaaataaattaaatgagttaaaaagCCTTCCGGAAGTATGATACTAGGGATTTGAAGGAATGAATCACATTTGAAAATGTGTCATAAATTACAAGGCTCTTCGATTATATGAGATTTTTCTCAGGAGTCCTGTGTTAGAAAATCTATTGAGATAGATTTCAACTCAGATGCCACCTTGTTATTTTTCACATTGTATTTACCTTGGTATTGTAATGATTAATCAGTCTCATGCATTCAATATATGTTTGTTTAATACCTGCTTCAAGTCAGATGCACTGTCTGTTGAGGCATATTCTTTcaattaaagaatatttattgaggCACCATTATAGGAGCCAGGAATATAATAGTGAACAGAACAGCAAAGCCCCTGCCTTCATGGACTCTATATTCCAGTCCAAGTAGAGAACCCACAAATAGACAAAAAACGGTGAATAAATCAAGGATGATAAATGCTCTGAGGACAAATAGAGCAGGTTGTGCCCGTGATGGGTCTGTAGCCTTCCATTTGGGCCTCTGTGAGAAGAGGGTGGTGGGTGCTGCCCCTACCGGCTAGCACTAGCCTCTGTGTTAGCCCCTGTCTGCATGAGTTCATCCAGCAGGAGGTACTGCCGTagaccagggcaggagggagggagaagccagatgtctctccctctcccccctgtgACAGCATCTGAGTGGGGGCTGTCTCTTCAGTGTCCAGAATCTGCCACAACCACTGTGGTTCCTGCTTTGGCCAGGTGATGCGGGTGCCTTTCTCCTGCCCTGGAGGGCGACTTGTGGTTTCCTACTATTTCTAACTTCTGGGTTGCTTCACTGCCTCCTCTGGCTTCTCAGCCTCTTCCATCACTCATAGCACTAATTTCCTGTAtgaaaccccccctcccccccccccccccccgccctgtttCAAACACTCAGAATGATTTCTGTTTTCCTGTTGAAACTTGACTAATACTCCCGGtaaggagatagagagaaagtGACCGATTTGGGTGTTCTGGGATGCATTAGAGCTTTCAGTGAAGATCTGAGACTTAATTCTGAAGGAAGGAAACAAGCAAGCCATATATGGGGAAAGGAGTTCCAAGAGGAAGGGTtcagtgcaaaggctctgaggctcCGTTGAAGAACAGCAAAGAGGCTCCTGAGACCAGGGAGAAATTGGGAGCGGGGGTGgagtgaggggaaggaggagaagttGGGGAAGTGGCAGGGAGACACATCATGTGAGGCTGTATAGGTCACATGTGGAGTTTagatttcagaaatatttaagaaGAGAAACAACATTATTACTTGGCTTGCATTTTATAAGAATCCCACTGTCCATTCTGAGGACAGTACACTataggggaggggggaagagcagAAACAGTGGCTACATTAGGCAGCGACTGCAGCAGTGATGACGGTGGCAGCAATGAGACACAGTCTGAGGGTGGATTTGAAGGTAGGACAACAGGATCTGCTGGTTGATTGGATGTGTCGTGTGGTATAAAGAGAGGAGTTGAGTAGAACccaactcttttttttcctgGACAACTGGAAGGATGGAGTGTCCATTCATGGAGGTGATTGAGTCTGGGGAAAGCAACCTTGAGGAGAAAATCAGCATGTCCAGGCAGCAGCTGGATCCATGGGTCTGAGGTTCTGAGGAGCCTGAGCATGGGGCATAACCCAGGGAATTGTCATCGTGTAGACACAGGATTGGGTTAGGTCACCTCGCCAGTGATCCCGGTAGAGACAAGAAGAAATTGAGAAGGGATCCTtagtccagcggtcgccaacctttcagacctcacagaccaccagtggtccgtggaccaccggttgccgaccgctgccctagTCCATTAATGTGAAACTTTATAAAATCAAGATTAAAGATAAACTGTGTTGTACATTTTACTTGATCCccagcaattttctttttttgttttatttcattttttaacctttattgttgaaagtattatagttgtctcctcccccccccccccccccccactattaACCCTCTCCACCATGCTCCTGGCCTGTCCCCAAGCCTTCCCTCACTAgtgtgtgtccatgggccatgtatatctatatatataaaaggctaagtgaccattcgactgGCCGACTGGCCGGTacctatgaccaccaggggacagatgctcaatgcaggagctgctgcgctgcagtgacttggcagcagtggttcttgggtgacgcaccctggaaccagagaagagggagccagaTTCTTGCAGCTGCACGATTCCACCTTCTGTCGTGGGTATGTTGTTCCTGGGCACttttggccccgaatctggtttactgcacacttgcatttgcatccaacaccctgtacgacagcaactttatggagtgccctctcacactccaggacctctgggggatgtcagagagctagttttggcccaatccccgcaggccaagccaagACACCCTTTGAGTCATGGCACCGCCCCAGGaattctaattaacttcctttcaatgtgcacaaatccgtgcactgggccactaatatgcttataagttctttggttactttcttcccacccaccctcttccctctgaacaAAACAGACCCACAGCAATTCTCTTTATGCACCTGGGGATGTTCTTCCCGGTGTTCATTCTCCATGCTGTGTACCACTGACCTCCTTACTCACCCCGCACGACTTACCACACTCAAGTTCTTTTGTAGATTCTCCAAGCCAGGGTGAGCACCTCTTGCAGAATGGGGAAAGAAAGACAAGAGGGCACTAGCCCCTAACTTCCAAGATTTTAACAAAGCAGAACTCTCAAACGTACATGAAATAAATCTATGGCAACAATGTACATCGTGGTTTTATATAATACACATACAAAAAGGTCATACATTTTTCATTAATGTgggaaaatgtataaaatgagaaaacttcCCTCATGCCATCCTGAGGAGAGACCGGTTGTCTACGATGTAGGAGGACTCTGCCCCACCTCCTCGCTCAATGATCTGCAAGCTGAGTTTATGGCCTTGTaaacttattcatttttttctataaaaatgaatccttttttgagaaacaaaacaagaataaattttaaagtattaaattaaaggcaacatttctttaaaatatatatatatatatatatatatatatatatatatatatatatatatatatacacacacacacacataattggATCATTTTCCACCTCAGGCATTGCATTCAAATTAGGAAAGCATCCTGCTAACTCCCTGTGGCAAGAACACATTATCAAAATGGAGTGCCTATCCTGTTAAATCAGATAAAGGGAAATGAGTTCCTATATTTTAAAGTCCTATCCTGGCcaatgttgttcagtggttagagccccaGACTGCACACCAACgtgtctcaggtttgattccagtcaaggtcacatacctgggttgtaggtttgctccctgccctccccccagttaggggtgaggggtgtgaggcaaccaatcgatatgtctctctccccctccctcccttccttccactctctctgaaaagcaatggaaaacatatactcagatgaggattaaccaaaaaataaataaataaaaacaaaaacccttgtATCTTATATtcactattaaaaatgtttatctc contains:
- the MMP27 gene encoding matrix metalloproteinase-27, with amino-acid sequence MKSLLLLFVLFIMFSSAFPTDQKMEDEENMQLAQAYLNQFYSLEIEGSHLVQSMNRSLINGKIREMQAFFGLTVTGKLDSNTLEIMKTPRCGVPDVGQYGFTLPGWRKHNLTYRIVNYTPDMARADVDEAIQKGLEVWGKVTPLTFTKISKGVADIMIAFRTRVHGQCPRYFDGPLGLLAHAFPPGQGLGGDTHFDEDENWTKDGAGFNLFLVAAHEFGHSLGLSHSNDQTALMFPNYVSLDPSKYPLSQDDINGIQSIYGGLPKAPAKPKRPTVPHACDPDLTFDAITTFRREVMFFKGRYLWRIYCDITDVEFELISSLWPSLPADIQAAYESPKDKIVVFKDDSFWMIRGYAVLPDYPKSIYTFGFPRYVKKIDAAVCDHSTRKTYFFVGIWCWRYDEVTQTMDRGYPRRVVKSFPGIGLRIDAAFQHKGFFYFFRRSKQFEYDPKAKNITRVLKPNTWFRCKEPLNSSSDFNTSKEKVHSGGMEIFYHKNLNLLIFSIAHVLKEIYSY